A single region of the Arthrobacter sp. PAMC25564 genome encodes:
- the glgP gene encoding alpha-glucan family phosphorylase, translating into MKAIRRFTVRTVLPESIRPLARLATNLRWSWHRPTRELFKGLNPQIWAESAHDPVTFLGLVSREELQRLAADLDVVRRVHAAADDLDRYLEQPRWYQSLGEAAPSCIAYFSPEFGITEVLPQYSGGLGILAGDHLKAASDLGVPLIGVGLLYQAGYFKQSLSRDAWQQETYPVLDPDGLPLTLLREASPDGNGKPVQISLPLPNGRRLLAHVWRADVGRVPLLLLDSNVPGNDDAARGITDRLYGGGGDHRLQQELLLGMGGVKALRAFQKLTGNPAPEVFHTNEGHAGFLGVERIQELMSGADPLSWDEALAAGRASTVFTTHTPVPAGIDRFETSQIQHFFDAGLAPDVPVAKILDLGREDYADGNPFVFNMAVMGLRLAQRANGVAKLHGVVSRGMFSALWPGFDHSEVPITSVTNGVHVPTWVDPRVSQLARDQFGSDAESQGRWDLAYNVSDEDVWAMRREMRVSLVEDVRRRLRASWKKRGAADAELAWTDSVLDPDIMTIGFARRVPTYKRLTLMLREPERLKALLLHKTHPIQLVIAGKSHPADDAGKKMIQDLVRFTDDPAVRHRIAFLPNYDIAMARTLFPGCDVWLNNPLRPLEACGTSGMKAALNGSLNLSVLDGWWDEMYDGENGWAIPTANNDASPEERDDIEAAALYELLETQVSPRFYGLTVSDAAGAAGPSQSEAQKVPTHWVSMIKHTMSHLGPAVSAERMLKDYVNVLYRPAAEAGRRAVAENYAQAKTLAGWISRVRAAWPQIQVEHVDSVGVSEDPQIGDLLQVNAYVDLKDLSPDDVFVEVAYGRAEDSDELADVTVAELKSAESLGKGRHLFSGTLVIDRSGSFGYTVRVLPKHEALASKAELGLIVNA; encoded by the coding sequence GTGAAGGCAATCCGCAGATTTACCGTCCGAACCGTACTCCCGGAATCGATCCGGCCGCTGGCCCGGCTCGCCACCAACCTCCGGTGGTCCTGGCACCGGCCCACCAGGGAGCTCTTCAAGGGGCTCAACCCCCAGATCTGGGCTGAGAGCGCCCATGACCCGGTGACGTTCCTGGGGCTGGTCAGCAGGGAAGAGCTGCAGCGTCTCGCGGCAGACCTTGACGTCGTGCGCCGCGTCCACGCGGCGGCCGACGACCTGGACAGGTACCTCGAGCAGCCGCGCTGGTACCAGAGCCTTGGCGAGGCCGCGCCGTCCTGCATCGCTTACTTCTCCCCCGAATTCGGCATCACCGAAGTCCTGCCCCAGTACTCGGGCGGCCTGGGCATCCTCGCCGGAGACCATCTGAAGGCGGCCTCCGACCTCGGCGTTCCGCTGATCGGGGTCGGCCTCCTCTACCAGGCCGGCTATTTCAAGCAGTCCCTTTCCCGCGACGCCTGGCAGCAGGAGACATACCCGGTCCTCGACCCCGACGGCCTGCCTCTGACCCTGCTGCGCGAGGCCTCCCCGGACGGCAACGGCAAGCCCGTCCAAATCTCGCTGCCCCTGCCCAACGGGCGCCGGCTGCTGGCGCACGTGTGGCGGGCCGACGTCGGGCGTGTCCCGCTCCTGTTGCTGGACTCCAACGTGCCGGGCAACGACGACGCCGCGCGCGGCATCACCGACCGCCTGTACGGCGGCGGCGGTGACCACCGGCTCCAGCAGGAACTCCTGCTGGGCATGGGCGGGGTGAAAGCCCTCCGGGCATTCCAGAAGCTCACCGGCAACCCCGCCCCCGAGGTTTTCCACACCAACGAGGGCCACGCCGGTTTCCTGGGCGTCGAGCGGATCCAGGAGCTGATGTCCGGGGCTGACCCCTTGAGCTGGGATGAAGCGCTGGCCGCCGGACGGGCGTCCACCGTGTTCACGACCCACACGCCGGTCCCGGCCGGGATCGACCGTTTTGAGACCTCGCAGATCCAGCACTTCTTCGACGCCGGGCTGGCTCCGGATGTTCCGGTCGCAAAGATCCTGGACCTGGGCCGGGAAGACTACGCGGACGGCAATCCCTTCGTTTTCAACATGGCGGTCATGGGCCTGCGGCTGGCCCAGCGGGCCAACGGCGTCGCCAAGCTGCACGGCGTCGTATCCCGCGGGATGTTCTCGGCCCTCTGGCCGGGATTCGACCATTCCGAGGTGCCGATAACTTCCGTCACCAACGGCGTGCACGTTCCGACCTGGGTCGACCCGCGCGTCTCGCAGCTCGCCCGGGACCAGTTCGGCTCCGATGCGGAGTCGCAGGGCCGCTGGGACCTGGCCTACAACGTCAGCGACGAAGACGTCTGGGCGATGCGCCGCGAAATGCGCGTATCCCTGGTCGAGGATGTCAGGCGCCGGCTCCGGGCGTCCTGGAAGAAGCGCGGCGCGGCCGACGCCGAGCTTGCCTGGACGGACTCCGTGCTGGATCCGGACATCATGACCATCGGCTTTGCCCGGCGCGTGCCGACCTACAAGCGGCTCACCCTGATGCTCCGCGAACCCGAACGCCTCAAGGCCTTGCTGCTGCACAAGACCCATCCGATCCAGCTGGTGATCGCGGGGAAGTCGCACCCGGCCGATGACGCGGGCAAGAAGATGATCCAGGACCTGGTCCGGTTCACCGACGACCCCGCAGTGCGCCACCGGATTGCGTTCCTGCCGAACTACGACATCGCGATGGCCCGGACGCTGTTCCCCGGCTGCGATGTGTGGCTCAACAACCCGTTGCGTCCGCTCGAGGCCTGCGGAACGTCCGGCATGAAGGCCGCCCTGAACGGTTCGCTGAACCTCTCGGTCCTGGACGGCTGGTGGGATGAGATGTACGACGGCGAGAATGGCTGGGCGATTCCGACTGCCAACAACGACGCGTCCCCCGAGGAACGGGACGATATCGAGGCGGCAGCGCTCTACGAACTCCTCGAAACCCAGGTGTCACCCCGGTTCTACGGGCTGACGGTCTCCGACGCGGCCGGGGCGGCCGGTCCCTCGCAGTCCGAAGCGCAGAAGGTCCCCACCCACTGGGTATCGATGATCAAGCACACCATGTCGCATCTGGGCCCTGCCGTCTCCGCGGAACGGATGCTCAAGGACTACGTCAACGTCCTCTACCGGCCAGCGGCCGAAGCCGGACGCCGCGCCGTCGCGGAAAACTACGCCCAGGCGAAGACCCTTGCCGGCTGGATCTCACGGGTCCGGGCCGCCTGGCCGCAGATCCAGGTGGAGCATGTGGACTCCGTGGGTGTCTCCGAAGACCCGCAGATCGGCGATCTCCTCCAGGTGAACGCCTATGTGGACCTGAAGGACCTTTCCCCGGACGATGTCTTCGTTGAGGTCGCCTATGGCCGCGCCGAGGACAGCGACGAACTGGCGGACGTCACGGTGGCCGAGCTGAAGTCCGCCGAGAGTCTCGGCAAGGGCCGCCACCTCTTCAGCGGCACCCTCGTGATCGACCGTTCCGGATCGTTCGGCTACACGGTCCGTGTGCTCCCCAAGCACGAGGCCCTCGCGTCGAAGGCCGAGCTTGGCCTGATCGTCAACGCCTAG
- a CDS encoding barstar family protein: protein MKIYSADTWTLEELKDQIGDAGRRTVVIPAADTKKAVLKAFGETLQFPEHYGVNLDALNDSLHDFADSVTDDGQAPITFIWQVPAVFRADRSFGVICEILQDAERYAGKNLAVIAVCL, encoded by the coding sequence ATGAAGATCTACTCGGCAGACACCTGGACCCTCGAAGAGCTGAAGGACCAGATCGGCGACGCCGGCCGCCGCACCGTTGTGATCCCGGCCGCGGACACCAAGAAGGCCGTCCTGAAGGCGTTCGGCGAGACCCTGCAGTTCCCGGAGCATTATGGGGTCAACCTCGATGCCCTCAACGACTCGCTGCACGACTTCGCGGATTCCGTCACGGATGACGGCCAGGCCCCGATCACCTTCATCTGGCAGGTGCCTGCCGTCTTCCGGGCAGACCGCTCCTTCGGCGTCATCTGCGAGATCCTGCAGGACGCCGAACGCTATGCCGGGAAGAACCTGGCCGTCATCGCCGTCTGCCTCTAG
- a CDS encoding ribonuclease domain-containing protein yields MRKSTKMLAFVALLAGLVVLAIVSGGQFSGTRLDGSAAAATSGSATSRPSGGAGATGVANPSQLVEVKASELPPQGRQTLALIAKGGPFPYAQDGINFGNFEGILPRKSSGYYKEYTVRTPEAPDRGARRIVVGQTGEKYYTADHYASFRFIVEGK; encoded by the coding sequence ATGCGGAAGTCCACGAAAATGCTCGCCTTCGTCGCCTTGCTGGCCGGACTCGTGGTGCTGGCCATCGTCTCCGGAGGCCAGTTCAGCGGCACCCGGCTCGACGGCAGCGCTGCCGCGGCTACCTCCGGCAGCGCCACTTCACGGCCCTCCGGCGGGGCCGGTGCGACCGGCGTCGCGAATCCCTCGCAACTCGTCGAAGTGAAAGCCTCCGAACTGCCGCCGCAGGGGCGCCAGACCCTCGCCCTGATCGCGAAGGGCGGGCCGTTCCCTTACGCCCAGGACGGCATCAACTTCGGCAACTTCGAAGGGATTCTCCCGCGGAAATCCTCCGGATACTACAAGGAATACACGGTCCGGACACCGGAAGCGCCGGACCGCGGAGCGCGCCGGATCGTGGTGGGACAAACCGGCGAAAAATACTACACCGCGGACCACTACGCTTCATTCAGATTCATCGTCGAAGGCAAGTAA
- the glgX gene encoding glycogen debranching protein GlgX encodes MVMPFVDTASTVDASRAFPLGISVPCTGSPSMDDPRGACANVAVYAPGVTTLEIAYQAPGGTWQLTTLPNVTDGVHHGIVEGIPAGSRYGFRASPDHEALPLAMPTMDFDLDGAQPLLLDPYGRGVDERDDFITNVRMASDFDWGVDHAPRVPWRNTIVYEAHVRGQTMLHPDIPEELQGTYAGMAHPAMIEHLIALGITAIQLLPVHFHVDEPHLQNLGLTNYWGYNTAAFFAPHPGYATQAAQAAGPHAVQDEFKGMVKLLHAAGLEVILDVVYNHTAEGGQDGPTLSFRGLGEMQYYRHDGHGRYVDTTGCGNSLNFAEPRVVQLVLDSLRYWVSEFHIDGFRFDLAVTMCRNAANEFDPRHPFLVAVAADPVLSGTKLIAEPWDLGYGGWQTGRFPAGWVDWNDHFRDAIRSFWLADRAAIDAGGHGGSVARLADALSGSARLFEPSGRSRLASLNFIAAHDGFTLADLVSYDRKHNEANGEQNRDGHGDNRSYNHGFEGPTEDEEILARRAQTSRNLMTSLMISLGVPMITAGDEIGRSQQGNNNAYCQDNPIAWIDWTNTPQSHAMLRITKRVIRLRKEFLAGQPHDYPARENQSYFHWFDASGIPMSGDSWQDPRHRVVQLLLGSDDGQVVGLVVVNGAAEDVKVTLPALSNEGGTGHRLFELRMTTSELNDRRQGVRVSSGERDVVQANTINIYRT; translated from the coding sequence ATGGTTATGCCCTTTGTAGACACAGCTTCCACCGTGGACGCCTCACGCGCGTTCCCGCTGGGGATCAGCGTTCCTTGTACCGGTTCCCCGTCAATGGATGACCCTCGGGGTGCGTGCGCCAACGTGGCCGTCTACGCCCCTGGCGTGACCACCCTGGAGATCGCCTATCAGGCTCCCGGGGGCACTTGGCAGTTGACGACCCTGCCCAATGTTACCGACGGCGTCCATCATGGCATTGTGGAGGGCATCCCTGCCGGCTCGCGATACGGTTTCCGCGCCTCCCCGGACCATGAGGCGCTGCCGCTCGCCATGCCCACGATGGATTTTGACCTCGACGGCGCGCAGCCGCTGTTGCTGGACCCCTACGGGCGGGGCGTGGACGAACGCGACGATTTCATCACGAACGTCCGGATGGCCAGCGACTTCGACTGGGGAGTGGACCATGCCCCCCGCGTTCCATGGCGCAACACCATCGTCTATGAGGCCCATGTCCGCGGCCAGACCATGCTGCACCCGGACATTCCGGAAGAGCTGCAGGGTACCTATGCCGGCATGGCGCACCCGGCCATGATCGAGCACCTGATCGCGCTGGGCATCACCGCCATCCAGCTCCTCCCGGTCCATTTCCATGTCGATGAACCGCACCTGCAAAATCTGGGGCTGACGAACTACTGGGGCTACAACACGGCCGCGTTCTTCGCTCCGCACCCTGGCTACGCCACCCAGGCAGCGCAGGCCGCGGGCCCGCACGCCGTCCAGGACGAGTTCAAGGGCATGGTCAAACTGCTGCATGCCGCGGGCCTCGAGGTCATCCTCGACGTCGTCTACAACCACACCGCCGAGGGCGGCCAGGACGGCCCGACCCTGAGCTTCCGCGGCCTGGGCGAGATGCAGTATTACCGCCATGACGGCCACGGCAGGTACGTGGACACCACCGGCTGCGGAAACAGCCTGAACTTCGCCGAACCCCGGGTGGTCCAGCTGGTGCTGGACTCCCTGCGGTACTGGGTGTCCGAGTTCCACATCGATGGCTTCCGCTTCGACCTCGCGGTGACGATGTGCCGCAATGCCGCCAATGAGTTCGATCCGCGGCATCCCTTCCTGGTCGCCGTCGCCGCCGATCCGGTCCTGTCCGGAACCAAGCTGATCGCCGAACCGTGGGATCTGGGTTACGGCGGCTGGCAGACCGGCCGGTTCCCGGCCGGCTGGGTGGACTGGAACGATCACTTCCGCGATGCAATCCGCAGCTTCTGGCTCGCGGACCGCGCCGCGATCGACGCCGGCGGCCATGGCGGCTCGGTGGCCCGCCTCGCCGACGCACTCTCCGGCTCGGCCCGCCTTTTCGAGCCCTCCGGACGGTCCAGGCTCGCCTCCCTCAACTTCATCGCGGCGCACGACGGCTTCACGCTTGCGGACCTGGTGTCCTACGACCGCAAGCACAACGAGGCCAACGGGGAACAGAACCGCGACGGCCACGGAGACAACCGCAGCTACAACCACGGCTTCGAGGGCCCGACGGAAGACGAGGAAATCCTTGCCCGCCGTGCGCAGACCAGCCGCAACCTGATGACCTCGCTCATGATCTCCCTGGGCGTGCCCATGATCACCGCCGGGGACGAGATCGGCCGGAGCCAGCAGGGCAACAACAACGCCTACTGCCAGGACAACCCCATCGCCTGGATCGACTGGACCAACACCCCGCAGTCCCACGCCATGCTGCGCATCACGAAGCGCGTGATACGGCTGCGCAAGGAATTCCTCGCCGGCCAGCCGCACGACTATCCGGCGCGGGAGAACCAGTCCTACTTCCATTGGTTCGATGCGAGCGGCATTCCGATGTCCGGGGACAGCTGGCAGGACCCCCGCCACCGCGTGGTCCAGCTCCTGCTCGGCTCCGACGACGGCCAGGTGGTCGGTCTCGTGGTGGTCAACGGGGCCGCCGAGGACGTCAAGGTCACGCTGCCGGCTCTCAGCAATGAGGGCGGCACGGGCCACCGGCTCTTCGAACTGCGGATGACGACCTCCGAGCTCAACGACCGGCGCCAGGGCGTCCGCGTCTCTTCCGGGGAGCGTGACGTGGTCCAGGCCAATACCATCAACATCTACCGCACCTAG
- a CDS encoding carbon-nitrogen hydrolase family protein yields the protein MRVALAQIITGRDLAGNLALVEDYARQAKAAGAELVVFPEAAMRAFGNSLLDIAEPLDGPWASRVRAVAAELGIVIVAGMFTPVASSGAGDDGSVRKVRNTLLVTGPGVETSYDKIHLFDAFGFAESDTVDAGTEPVTFQLSGVTFGLATCYDIRFPDLFTENADRGAEVNIVCASWGSGAGKADQWKLLARARAADSTTVVLACGQGDPATQGLAVRGSAPTGVGHSVVVSPFGDVLAELDGAPGLLFAELDTGVVKEARTKLPVLANRRKF from the coding sequence GTGCGGGTTGCACTGGCTCAAATCATCACCGGCCGCGATCTTGCCGGGAATCTGGCCCTCGTGGAGGACTATGCGCGCCAGGCCAAGGCCGCGGGAGCGGAGCTGGTCGTGTTTCCCGAGGCGGCCATGCGGGCCTTCGGCAATTCGCTGCTGGACATTGCCGAGCCCCTGGACGGCCCCTGGGCCTCGCGCGTGCGCGCCGTCGCGGCGGAACTGGGAATCGTGATTGTGGCGGGAATGTTCACGCCCGTGGCCTCTTCCGGAGCCGGGGACGACGGCAGCGTGCGCAAGGTCCGCAACACGCTGCTGGTCACCGGTCCGGGGGTGGAGACCAGCTATGACAAGATCCATCTCTTCGATGCCTTCGGATTCGCGGAGTCGGACACCGTCGACGCAGGCACCGAGCCCGTCACCTTCCAGCTCTCCGGCGTGACGTTCGGCCTCGCCACGTGCTACGATATCCGCTTCCCTGACCTATTCACCGAAAATGCGGACCGCGGCGCCGAGGTGAACATCGTCTGCGCTTCCTGGGGTTCGGGCGCCGGCAAAGCCGATCAGTGGAAGCTGCTGGCCCGTGCCCGGGCCGCGGATTCCACCACGGTGGTGCTGGCCTGCGGCCAGGGCGATCCGGCCACGCAGGGACTCGCTGTCCGAGGCTCCGCGCCGACCGGCGTCGGGCACTCGGTGGTGGTATCCCCGTTCGGGGACGTTCTGGCAGAGCTCGACGGCGCCCCCGGCCTGCTGTTTGCGGAACTGGACACCGGCGTCGTCAAAGAAGCCCGCACCAAACTCCCGGTCCTGGCCAACCGCCGGAAGTTCTAA
- the rlmB gene encoding 23S rRNA (guanosine(2251)-2'-O)-methyltransferase RlmB codes for MANNGRRSVKMKKGPTVGTGGHGRKALEGKGPTPKAEDRPYHKAHKNKQLAERSAAKRPGAPRSAGARSGPKGRATEEVVTGRNSVVEALRAGIPAKALHVAIRIEMDDRVKESLKLAAERGIPLLETGKPELDRMTDDAIHQGLVLQIPPYEYQDAYELAEQTLESWKKGHVANAPLFVALDGITDPRNLGAIIRSVSAFSGHGVIVPERRSVGVTASAWKTSAGAAVRVPVARAANLNNTLKAFKNMGIYVLGLDGDGDVSLPDLALATEPVCLVVGSEGKGLSRLVRENCDQIVSIPIDSAMESLNASMAVGISLYEISRQRAAK; via the coding sequence ATGGCCAACAACGGTCGCCGCTCGGTCAAAATGAAGAAGGGCCCCACGGTCGGGACCGGCGGCCACGGCCGCAAGGCCCTTGAGGGTAAGGGCCCCACTCCCAAGGCGGAGGACCGTCCCTACCACAAGGCCCACAAGAACAAGCAGCTCGCGGAGCGCTCCGCGGCCAAGCGCCCGGGCGCCCCGCGCAGCGCCGGCGCACGCTCCGGCCCCAAGGGTCGTGCCACCGAGGAAGTCGTCACCGGACGCAACTCCGTCGTGGAGGCGCTGCGTGCCGGCATCCCGGCCAAGGCCCTGCACGTCGCCATCCGGATCGAGATGGATGATCGTGTCAAGGAGTCCCTCAAGCTGGCTGCCGAGCGCGGCATCCCGCTGCTGGAAACCGGCAAGCCCGAGCTGGACCGGATGACCGACGACGCCATCCATCAGGGACTCGTGCTGCAGATCCCGCCGTACGAGTACCAGGACGCCTACGAGTTGGCCGAGCAGACCCTCGAGAGCTGGAAGAAGGGCCATGTCGCCAACGCGCCGCTTTTCGTCGCGCTCGACGGCATCACCGATCCGCGCAACCTTGGCGCCATCATCCGCTCGGTCTCGGCCTTCAGCGGCCACGGCGTGATCGTCCCGGAGCGCCGCTCCGTCGGCGTTACCGCCTCGGCCTGGAAGACCAGCGCGGGAGCCGCCGTCCGCGTCCCCGTGGCACGCGCCGCGAACCTGAACAACACCCTCAAGGCCTTCAAGAACATGGGCATCTACGTTCTGGGCCTCGACGGCGACGGCGACGTTTCGCTGCCGGACCTGGCCCTGGCGACCGAGCCGGTATGCCTCGTCGTGGGTTCCGAGGGCAAGGGCCTGAGCCGCCTGGTCCGCGAAAACTGCGACCAGATCGTTTCCATCCCGATCGATTCCGCAATGGAATCGCTCAACGCCTCCATGGCCGTCGGCATCTCGCTCTACGAGATCTCCCGCCAGCGCGCCGCCAAGTAG